The following proteins come from a genomic window of Streptomyces sp. NBC_01716:
- a CDS encoding MFS transporter, translated as MAGGGKLGRRFGWLWASYAVSSYGTALGFGAFPLMAVLVLDSGPAQVAALAATGRAVGALLAVPLGPWVEFRRKRPVMVAMDLVRFAALMSVPAAFAFGRLSFAQLLVVSVVVAAANIAFNAAGGAYLKTLVPPKDLLIANGRFESTTWTATMVGPPLGGAAIAILGPVTTVAADAVSYLLSAAGIRAIGGSEPSPPCRASPPRAAAPQRLRAGDLLEGWRAILGQPTLRRLFFNSLTVNSLIMAAEPLLAVLLLGSLGWTPWQYGLAFALPCVGGLVGSRLARRLVARFGQRRVLIVSGVSRACWPVGLAFVQPGVPGIALVMAVQFGLVTCCAVFNPVLATYRLEHIAADRVARTLTSWSVSSSAAIAAVTASWGLLAALTTPRTAIAVAGLLLLATPLLLPRATSRSCPPDNT; from the coding sequence ATGGCGGGCGGGGGGAAGCTGGGGCGGCGGTTCGGGTGGCTGTGGGCGTCGTACGCCGTCAGTTCGTACGGTACGGCGCTCGGGTTCGGCGCCTTTCCCCTGATGGCTGTCCTCGTACTGGACTCCGGGCCGGCCCAGGTCGCGGCGCTGGCCGCCACCGGGCGGGCGGTTGGAGCGCTCTTGGCGGTGCCGCTCGGTCCGTGGGTGGAGTTCCGCCGCAAACGGCCGGTCATGGTGGCCATGGACCTGGTCCGGTTCGCGGCGCTGATGAGTGTCCCCGCCGCGTTCGCGTTCGGCAGGCTGAGCTTCGCCCAGCTCCTCGTCGTCTCCGTCGTCGTCGCTGCGGCCAACATCGCCTTCAACGCGGCCGGCGGCGCGTACCTCAAGACGCTTGTGCCGCCGAAGGACCTGCTCATCGCCAACGGCCGCTTCGAGTCCACGACATGGACCGCGACGATGGTCGGACCGCCGCTCGGGGGAGCGGCGATCGCGATCCTCGGCCCGGTGACGACCGTGGCGGCCGACGCCGTCAGCTATCTGCTCTCGGCCGCGGGCATCCGCGCCATCGGCGGGAGCGAACCGAGCCCGCCCTGCCGCGCGAGCCCGCCGCGCGCCGCCGCGCCGCAGCGGCTGCGCGCGGGCGATCTGCTCGAAGGGTGGCGCGCCATCCTCGGTCAACCCACCCTCCGCCGGCTGTTCTTCAACTCCCTCACGGTCAACTCCCTGATCATGGCGGCCGAGCCGCTGCTGGCCGTACTTCTGCTGGGCAGTCTCGGGTGGACACCCTGGCAGTACGGTCTCGCGTTCGCGCTCCCCTGCGTCGGCGGCCTCGTCGGCTCCCGCCTCGCGCGCCGGCTCGTGGCACGGTTCGGGCAGCGCAGGGTGCTGATCGTCTCCGGGGTTTCGCGCGCCTGCTGGCCGGTCGGGCTGGCGTTCGTGCAGCCGGGTGTGCCCGGGATCGCCCTCGTCATGGCCGTCCAATTCGGCCTGGTGACCTGCTGCGCGGTGTTCAACCCGGTCCTGGCCACCTACCGGCTGGAACACATCGCGGCCGACCGGGTCGCCCGCACCCTGACCTCGTGGTCGGTCAGCAGCAGCGCCGCCATCGCCGCGGTGACCGCCTCGTGGGGTCTGCTGGCCGCCCTCACCACTCCCCGTACGGCGATCGCCGTCGCGGGGCTCCTCCTCCTGGCCACCCCGCTGCTGCTCCCGCGAGCAACTTCTAGGTCCTGCCCGCCGGACAACACCTAG